The Thermocrinis ruber genomic sequence CGGGCTGAAGGAAGGTGGCATGGTGATAATAAACACCGATGTGGACATAATCCCACCCGAAGATTGGCAAATTCTCAGGGAGCTAAACACAAGGGTCTATATGTTCCCCGCTACTAAGCTTGCCTTAGAGGTAGCCGGTACTGAGCTCGCCACCAACATGGCAATGGTAGGACTTTTCTTTGGTATAACCAGGCTTGTGGGCTTTGAACACATAGAGCAGGCGGTAAGGGAAAGGTTCTTGGGTAATACCTTCGTGGCATCCGGAGGAACCACTGCATTGGACAGCGCCATAGAAAAGAAATTCAAAAAGAAGATGGAACTCCTTGAAAAGAACATGCAGGTTATCAGAGAAGCCTTCAAGATCGCAGAAGAGCGCGGTTGGGTAGAAGAAGAAGCATACACACCATAAACATAAACAGGAGGTTTTTGGAGCATGTATTACGTGGCAGATGTGAATGAATCAGAGTGTGCAAAATACAACTGCAAGCAGTGTGTGTTATTCTGTCCAGAACCTAACACTTTGATGTATCACAGTACCAAACATACCGCTTGGGTCAATTACTCAAGATGCAAAGGCTGTGCCATATGCGTCTATGTTTGTTCAGACCTTTTGAAGAGAAACTGCATACAAATGGTTATGATGACTGCAGGAGATTGAGCCATGGAGGGTGGTATGAAGGAAAAGTTGGAAAGGCTGGCGGAAGAGGTCCAAAAAAATATGGCAAATCCTGATGTGGATATAGATGTTTGCTTTGATGAGGCTTGCGGAGTTCCCTACCTGACCGTTAGGTATGTGGTGGAAGGACACAGCGTCCATGAAAAGCGCATAGACATAGACAAAGAATACTGGGAAAAGGATGTGAATGATTTGGCTAACTTTGTAGCCTTTCAAATAGAACAGTTTATGGAGGAGATAGACTCGGTGGAATACGGAGGAGAGTAGCCTTGATCCCGGCTTTCATAATTACGGGCTATCTTGGAAGCGGGAAGACTACTCTTCTCCTGAATGCTGCCAGGGAACAT encodes the following:
- a CDS encoding ferredoxin oxidoreductase: MYYVADVNESECAKYNCKQCVLFCPEPNTLMYHSTKHTAWVNYSRCKGCAICVYVCSDLLKRNCIQMVMMTAGD
- a CDS encoding 2-oxoacid:acceptor oxidoreductase family protein; translated protein: MKRYNIRIAGVGGQGVVTSAHILGNAMSAAGKYATLVPFFGSEKRMAPVEAYVRVSDQPIYEVGEVVYPNVIMIYHPQVITHGKSYTMPFYSGLKEGGMVIINTDVDIIPPEDWQILRELNTRVYMFPATKLALEVAGTELATNMAMVGLFFGITRLVGFEHIEQAVRERFLGNTFVASGGTTALDSAIEKKFKKKMELLEKNMQVIREAFKIAEERGWVEEEAYTP